CTTTTGCTTTTCTAGCTGGTATGCTTGTAGTGGTGGGAAACCAGTTGTGGCTTTCTGTCTTGCTTCTTGCTTCAGGCGGCGTCTTCTTGGGCATGCTTTTTCTGCTGGTTGTTCCTTTTGTCTGCCCTTATACTTCAAGACCATCCTTTTTCAGGTATGTCTTGCGTTACCCTTTTTACCTTCTTCTTATGCTCATTGTGTGGGATGACACCGATGATGACTTGGAATGAAATCAAAAGCTCTCTATTGTCATATCCATTGTTATCTCGAGCATTATTTCCGGTTCTTAGTTGTTTCTCTCTACAATGTAccatttaaacaatttttttttaatattctagAACATGTACTTCAATTGATTATTCAATAACTTTCTTCACAACGATTGATCTAATATTTTAATCTTCTAGCTTTGTAATGGTCATTTAGATTGTGTTCCTCTGTATTCAGAGTCTGGTTTTAGCTGGTTTTATTCCATTCTCTTACTAGGGAGAAAACTATCTTAAAACTAAAACACATATTacaatctataaaaatatacagCCATCACAAAAACACCATGATTAAAGGCACACCTTTCTCTTTTTACCCAAAAGAGAGAATCAATCATCCAAGAAAAGTCAAATCATTCTACAAAGTTCTGAAGATCTTGAATGGTGAATGCAAGTGCCTTGTGCCCACTCATTGATTGGTCTCTACGTCAACTATACTCTTTACCAAATCTTTGATGTTTTACAATACATGATGGAAATTTTCTTGTCACTCATTGATTATGGTAGAAACTAGTAAATGATGGgaacaatattttagtttacgAATTTCGTATATGACTTCTCTTTcatttagtgaaatatattgtACTAGTTTCATCAATATCGGGGATTGTTCAGTTGGGAGAACGCTCACCGCAATTATTTTTGGAATAAATACAGAGCTGTATGTACTGTGTATGTTCCTTGATTCAAATTCTCAAGTATTAAACTTCAATGTCTTCCCTTTAATATGGTACATCTTACAAAACTCTGGAATCCAGAATGCATTTGCATCAGGCCAAGCCAACAAGCTTCTCGCTAACCTCCCACAGTTTCTTTGCCTTCTCTGCATCACTTGCTTCTTTCGAAAGCTGATTCTCAAACGAAGAGGAGTTATTGTTCCAGCTCCAATACACCCCTGACTTTCCCAGGCTCGGATCACTCACAACCTACACCCAATCCACAGTCTCAATCAAGAATCTGTCTACATATATTACTCATAATCCGATTTACAAAGACTGACCTGTGCTAGTCTTTTCCCAGCTTCCTCCTCAGATACATAACCTTTGGTGATATACTTCTGAAAAGGCGGAAACAGAAGCCTGAACAGAGGTATGTGTTCTCTGAACAATCCCGTCGTAGCGATGCAACCAGGGTAAAGTGAAGCAAACGTGACACCAGTTTCCTCGTGGTAACGTCTGTGAAGCTCCTGCATTGTCAGCATGTTGCACACTTTGCTGTCTTTGTATGCTTTGGCTCCATCATACTCTCCTCCATCTATCATCGAACTGTTCTGCCCGTTCAACCCCGATGCTAAGCCTCTTAGGTCTCCAAGGTTCGCCTTTGGCGGTACATTCCCAGCCAAAGTGTTTGTGTTTCCTACAACAacattaatgtacttttttacttttaaataacaatcattatattttgataaattttaatggtaacttcttaatgttttattacaaatttttgtattattttaaaataatttatttgttatttaaaaaaaaactaaaaaaattcagcaaaatcaaaaacaaaaatctaaatctaaacactaaaaaaccaaaattaaaaaaaaaaaaaaaaaaaacaaaataagtctaaaaccaaaaactagtTTAAACAATCGACACCTCACTGTCTGAAAGGAGAATgtgtctttttatttatttacctgTAATAGATCCTACGATAATCATACGTTTTGATGGATAGTCAGATTTCTTCAAATCATCAAGAAGCAACCTCGAGAGAAGAAAATGTCCTAAATGGTTAGTCCCAACGCTTATCTCAAACCCTTCAGCTGTAAAGGAAGGTTCTTTAGCAGTCGGCTGGTAAACCGCAGCGTTGCAGACAAGAACATCCAACGGCCGTTCTGCTCTCCGGAAACTTTCAACAAACTGCTTCACGCTTTCTAGCGAGGCGAGATCGAGATGCATCACCGTGTAGTCTTCCTTAGACATTCCCACGGATTTCGCCGCTTTCTCGGCTTTGAGAAAGTTCCTGCAAGCCATGACCACGTGCCATTCCCCTGTTTCTGCTAAAGCCTTGGCCGTGGCTAAACCGAGACCGGAGGAAGCTCCGGTGATCACTGCGGTGCCTTTTCTCTGCGTCTTCTTTTGCTCCGGCGAGGCTTCGTTCGCCCGAGGAGTTGCAACTGTCTGTGCGCGAGTAACGCTGGAGAAACGCGGACTTTGTCTTCTCTGTTCCTGTAACGAAACAGAGAATAAACTCAGGACattgctctgtttttttttttttttttgagaattgaAGAATCTATAAgatgattgatttttttgtttacctTGACGGTTAAGAGGGTGGAGATTTTATCGGCTTTAAGATGGTTGGAGAATGAAAAACCAGTTGGAGTCGTCTCCTTTAGAGAAGCACTGAACTTACCCTGCAAAATCAACCATTGgccttttagcaaaaaaaaaaaaaaaaaaaaaatcaaccgtTGGCATTGAGCTCAAAACTCTTGAATTAATGTATTAAGAATAAAATTTGGTGAATGTGAAAACATAATAATACCTCTTTGCGGATTGAGACGGTAGAAGGAAGAAGAGAATATGCAGCCTGAAGAGCCATTTCTGTACGGAACTGACTGAAGTTGCGAGAGTTCAGTGTCTGTCTTCTACGTTGTTCGATTTGAGGGGGGAGACAAAAAGATAAGGGAGTATTGGATTAGTGACACGTGTAGCCACTCAGATCACTAGTTTGGATTCTTTGTGATGGGCCTAGAGATGGGCTTGATTTATAAAAAACGATTTTCTTGTTGGTTAACTAACTGAGCTGATCACCGTTGATTAGGTTGATAGTAAATGATCTGGACGGTCCAAATGTGCCGAGAATTAATTTGGTGGAAGGGAGAAGAAGGCGGCAACTTAACGGTCCATGAAGAGATTGGCGAGAGGAaacgaaaaagagagcaaaaacacttctggatcacaactttcttcatccttttcaaatttctaaaagTTGCAAAATTACAATGAAGGATTACATTTTTGTtcctattttctttttctttttcttgtgtttttcttcttcttctctctcttcttccttgttCATCGTCACCGTGTCTATACCATCTCTCCCTCCTCCATTCCTAAGTCAATAACAGGTAAATTATTTCCCCTCTTCAACATTTAAATCAATcatatcgattttttttgtaaaacgtTGAAATTTGATCTGAATATCATTGTTTGCTAATGATGTTTTCAAGATGACTGCAttgtaaagtttcaaactttacaAAACAAGTAATGATAAGAAAACCCCTTTGATTGCGCTATTGTGTTAGTCACACCTTCTATAGACCTTTTtataataccaaaattttgactaAATGAAAATGTAAATGATGATGAATTGTTGATTTTTTTGAGAATGGAACATGAATGAATTAATCGTTCATTACCCTTTTGATTTTATCTtgttcctttttaaaaaaaaaataaccaaaattaaGAAAGTAAAAAAAGTACAATGTCAGAGACTTTCTTTAGATGACATTTCTCTCACTACCATATGTATAACAACCTACAATTCTGTTAAGCTTAGCTAAACGTGTtaaataatcacaaaaatatatctatttttacAAACTCTGACCTGTACgcaacccaaaaaaaatactaaaacctACCTGTGATCAACTTACCTCTGTATATATCTTCACCCATCATTTCTTTACAAGGTTCTTCAGAGAAGtctaagcttttttttttaaccataaCTACGCATAACCTAGAGTTTTCAttccaagattttttttttgttgcaaaacCAATTACTTTTATTCGTTATTCTCATACTAATCTCTGTTTTGATGACTCTTTAATTTGGATTTAGGGTAATACCTAAATTCTTTTTCTACATGCATATTAACTTTTGGTTTTGTGATAAATTTTGTTATCTTGGTTTAAAAGTCTTGTTTTGTTgatcttcttttctttaaacATTTGTGCCCCTCTCATGACGTTCAGGAAGCATATATAGGCAATACTTTCCTTCTCGTTTGTCTCTTCACCAAGATATCACCTCTTCCTTATTTTCTTCATCTATAATGTAATgtaacattattattatttcatcaAATCAAAGACACCATATCAATCTTGTAAGTGACTGAGATCAGTCTAATTTTCTGCTCTtcccaaattttaaaataaggtGCTCTGCTAATGTCAAACACAAACATGTGTCTGGATATGTCTATGCAGGTAGAGGAGGATGAAGCGTGGAAAAGGCGACAAAAAGGGAACAAAGAACCGAGATGTCAGCGGTCAAGTAGTTCCGCTCACGTAATAGCTCAACTGGCTaagtatatatgttttaataagtATATTTTGTTAGAGATCACGGTGTATCATGATAACACACAAGTGTGTGAGAGAGAGTGATTAGTTTTTTAGTTATTCAGTGACTTGATGATCTATCAGCTCATTATGTGTAAAAATGTTTCAGTGAACCGGTGGTTGTAGCTCCGCCTATGGTTGGAACAAGATCGTGGATAGGAGGGCTCTTTACACGCTCCAGTAGACGTCAAGACAAGTCAATCGACTATACTTTGTCTCCTCTTCAGGTTAAGTTTCATATACATTCACATATATAAGAGTTAAGACATCAGAAATAGTTTGtaacatttttggattttgtaatcaATCATAGGAGGAAAGACTTCAAAAGCTGCAAGATCGTTTGCTTGTACCTTTTGAAGAGACACGCATTGACCATCAGGTAGGTGTATTGACCTTATTGTTAAGATGTTTAACGGCAACTAAACAACATGGAGGGATCTTGTTTATGCTTTAATCATCTTGtgaaatgttttttctttgttaatggCGACAGGAATCACTTAAAGCATTGTGGAATGCATCATTTCCGAACATTAATCTCACAGGCTTAGTAACAGAACAATGGAAAGATATGGGATGGCAAGGTCCCAATCCATCTACCGATTTCAGGTGACATTgtggtatatatattaacataatcTTAAGGGAAATTACTAAGGGGCTAAATCGTGTGTTGTTTAACATTTTGTTTGAAGGGGTTGTGGATTTATTGCTCTAGAGAATTTGCTATTTTCCGCAAGAACATATCCggtaattatttaataaacatGTTCATATATTTCTATGGCTTTATCTTATTACATGAATATGTATATGAAAATGTGAAGGTTTGTTTCCGGAGACTATTACTGAAACAAAAAGGCGACAGGGCAAAGTGGGAGTACCCTTTTGCAGTTGCTGGAATCAATATCTCTTTCATGCTGATCCAAATGCTCGATTTACAAAACACTCGTACGTCCATGCAGTCCATGCATGTGTAACTCCATCTTTCATGTCCATACATATAACAGTTTTGATTGAAGAACTTTTAAAtgattgttttattgttatGCAGCAAAGCCGAAATGTCTTCCAGGAATGAATTTTCTCAAACTCTTAGAaggtaaacatatatatattcaatacAAACTTATTTCTTCAAGTTAGTGTATGATAATCGTTGAATAATCAATAACCATATCCAACAACAAAAATTTACAGAAGACGAGAATGCATTCGATGTACTATATTGTATAGCTTTCGCGATGATGGATGCTCAGTGGCTTGCGATGCACGCTTCTTACATGGAATTCAATGTATGTCTATAgttaatctctctctctatctttttgaTAACACCTGATGATTATTCTTGAAGACTGATGCATGTGTACATATAATAATGTGATTGTATTTATTAGGAAGTATTACAGGCGACTCGGAATCAGCTAGAGAGAGAGCTTTCGTTGGACGATACTCATCGGATTCAAGATCTCCCTGCTTATAATCTCTTGTTCCAatagagttttctttttttctatttagaTTTATGTGTACATTAACTGGAtttatgaatgaaaagaaaCGATAATCAatgaaccaaaaataaaataaaaagattgaaATTGAATGATAATGATGCATATCCATCGTTGTTATGTTCTaacattgatgatgatgatagtgTGGAAGGAAACTAAGAAGTTAACGTGGAATCTTTGACTTCTGTACTTCAAATAATCAAAACTCTTATCGTTCGTCTTTTAAGTAGTAAAGATCTTCACTCTTCTGACCAAGTGACCAGTATTGTCCGTGTCGACATTAATTTGTTTATGTTGAAAAGTCGGTCTGATGTATGACCTATTGTATATTCGcaaatgaatattaaaaaataagataatgttCTTTACGTTTGCATTGGAGTTGGAATTTTGATCTTATCCTCTACATATGACAAAACAGAAGGGATCCCCACTTTAAAACCTAACGTGAAGGATAAGATTCCTTACCAGTTTCAACCACATTCCCACGATTAGTATACAATTCGAAATGTCTATTTCTTGGAGGTGGacgttttattctttttaaagtAATTTTGATAATATAGTGTACGTAATGATTCGTTTACAGTAGTATGCAATAAGTttctccatttaaaaaaaaaaaaattaaaaaaactgttAGACATGATTACTACTTCAGTAACGGTGCTGaggcacaaaaaaagtttcaagtGAAGGATGATGTTATATAAACTTACAAGAAGGCATTTACTCAGTTTCAACACGCAACAAGTAACAACGATTACTCTGTTTCAACAAGACAGCAAACTCTCTATATACCGACATACACTTTTCTCAAAAGGTTAGGTATCTTAAAACGCTATATCCTAACCAAAACGCTACAAAAGCCAGATCACTCTTTTTAGAAAACGCCAGCGGTTCCATAAACAAAGAAAGGATGGGGACTTTTACGATGACAATGAGTAGAAAAACAAACATGGAAACCCGGTTTGTTTTTAGCCACGAGGAGTAGTCATCGACATGGTGCAGAAGTAGTTGAAGTCATGGTGTTGGACCCTAAGCTGTTTTAGCCACGAATCCGCAACGCTACAAAGCGAAGCCAATCTCTCTTGGTCATCGTGGTTGTGCGAAAGCCAGACATCGCCTTGCATCTTGTAAGTAGCCATCCCAAATGGGACCAGAGTTATGTCTTCCCCTTCCTTTCTCATCCTCTCCTTCTCCCCTCCATTCTCTTCCGGCTCCATATCTGCAGTATCATGGCTAAGCATTAACCCCCCATTGTGATTCGAGTTAAATGCAGGGCCGGATGGCCCGGATCTGACATAGACCAGTGAAACATTGGCCTTGGGCCCcaaaaaagtttgaaaataaaatctttttttttacgaaagttcTTAAGAAATGTTTTAAGCCCCAAAATCTCAAATCCGACATGTGATTACTAAAGAGAGTGTGTGCAGACcttgaaaagaagaagaaagagtgtGGTAAGTGAGGAAACAAGTGGACAAGTCTTTAATGGTTCTTCCCATTGGTATATGATAAATAGGGTACCAAGCAACAGACATCCAGCTAGCTGGAGAAAGATCTACGCTTCTCAACGACATCAAACCCGGATATCTCTGAGCTAACTCATTGATCTGTAATCAAAATCAGTGTCAAAACCTAGCTCTCTCTCATTAGATGGAaacaaggtttttttttttttttaccttatcCATGAGAGGGACTCTAGTATAAGGAGCTGATCTCTCAAAGTACTGGAGATAAAGGTAACCCAAACGATCATTCAGATGCAAGACCCCATTATTGCTCTCAAGCCCTTCCTCGGAGACACTCTCATCGCTACCTGAGTCACTAAAGAGATAGCTTTCCCCATCTTCAGATTCTTCCCTGATCAACAAACCAATTCAATCAAGAAGACAAGATCAAAAGCAAATAAAGATTCCAACTTTTTTTTCAAACCTGATCAAGGAGGAATGAGAGGTGAAAATCTGGATGGCTGAGAGGTAAGGAACGTAGTATTGAACGAGAGATTCGCCGTTGGCGAGATGAATGGGGACGCTAGCTCCGTACGCGCTCCATTCGTCGTAACAATCCCATAGATCACTAAGCCTGAAATACTCTACCTTTTCTCTCTCCCACGGATGCCACAATCGATTTAGGCTTCTCATCTCCGTCTGTAAATCAATGAGGATTTGACAAATGAGGAGATTGACATTTGAGGATCGAAACGTTTCTCAAAAAAAGGACAAACCTTTGGGAGAGATTGGGGAGGGACTAAGGGTGTTGTGCAATGGAGGAACCGATCAAGATTCGATTTTTTGGTTGACCCTTTGGCATTCACCATGATTCTTCTCCAGAGAAATTGAGCAAACGGGGAGGGAGAAGGAGAGAGGATTCTGATTTCTGAGCTTTGACGTTATGAAGGCTGGATTTTTAAGGGACAgacgtaaaataaataaaagggaatggaagatgagagaataaatcgattctctttaaaaaaagaaaaatgacagGAGAAGGACGATCACAATCTAGACGacaatgtgtgtgtgtgtgtgtgtgtgagaaagCAATGTCGAATATTGTTtccttgtttgttttttttttgtttttttatcctTTTATTTATCGTGTGATATTCTCTCGTGAAATACTTGATGCCACGCGTCGAGATCTCTTAAGCtgaataagagaaaaaaaagttacaGGGAGAAGATGAAAAAAGAAGGTAAAAGCCAGAAAATGagggaaaaaatagaaaagtttcTGAACTCTGGGTGaaggaaaagaaagagattTTCCTGGGAAAGCCAGAACCTTTTCTCAGGAAAAAAAGCCGTTTGCTTTGCTGGAGACGATCGTTTAGTTTTGCAGTTTTATCTCTCTGGATGTTTTAAAGGATTTGATCAGAGAAGATACAGGTAATGCGGAAAATAGTCAAAGAGTTATGTTTGACCGAGTTTCATCGTCCACCACTCACCACATCTCATTTTTTCTTCACGTGCTTTTGTTGTTACTATATACAGtagttttttaaaaagtcaAATCATATCGAAATCTATGCATGGATTGATCTTATATTATACTACTTCATTATTAAGACGTTTTAACCTCAGATATAGTGCGGTACATGGCTTAGAAAAGctgtttaagaaaatataattgatgGTTCAAATAACGTATAGTTCTAAATAGCTTTTTGTAAAACAGAcgtaaaaacgaaaaaaaataatttagtaatttatatggtaaagaaaataatatattcccACCATAtggaagaaaataaatatcGACCTGCAATGGTaaccaaaattattaaatatcgTTGACAAGGAGGAAAAACGTGATGCAAGATTATTAATTACTTATTGACCCAGGTACATAAATTAGGCGTAGTGGGTTATACAGCAGCCATCCACCACCCCCGTCATTATTTTACACTAATTAGCTTTAACGTCTTGGAAAGGTCATTAAGCAGTACTAATATTAGAAATTTTGAATGCCATGCACTTACACGTGTTGCTATTAGTTACGTTGAACTTAGCGAACAGCTACAGTGACTTGACTCGAACCAAATCTAATCCAAAcagagtaatatttttttttttttttgccgtctGAATATATTCATTcattaaaaagttataatacaACCAAAAAGTATCCTTATCACCCCATTCCTAAGCACCTAAAGCATCGACAAAGCTTTGGGCTCAAACAAAAGAGTTTTACAGCCACCTAAGGTATCCTCTCGCCACATATGACTGAAACCTATCACAGTTAATAACGCTGCTGGCAATCAACCGGGCATCTCTATTTATATCCCCTGTTTCTTTCATGACACTCCATTCCAGCAGCTCCCCAAGAAGATGTCGAAGCTCGCTCACTTTACTCTTGAAGGAAGGCCAAGCCTTTGGTCTATTAATCGCATTCACCAGcattcctccttcaatagcaaaGTAAACTCTTTGACACTTAAGGGACACCATACTTTCTATTGCCCACACCAAACTGAGATAGTATGCTTTATCTTTTGTCAAAACTCTTAAAAAGGAGCGTCTACTATGAAGCAATACCGAACCTTCAGAGTTCCTCAGTATCCATGCCACACCAAGTTCCTTCTTCGTATTAGACCATTTCATCCCAATGTTACATTTGACAAACTGCCTCGGTGGAACAACCCATCCGATCTCCTGTCTGCATTGTGGTCTACTCTCCATTTCCTCATCCCTTACCATCTCCTCTTGTGCAGATAACCATACATCAGCTTCGTCAAGAGCTTTTTTACACACTTGCATCCCATCATAAAGGACTCCTTCAAACAACAAAGAGTTCCTATTTTTCCAGAGATACCAAAGTAGCCATGGAAACCTCCCAGTATTCCATCTCAGTTCTTCATGATTCCTCCATACTGTGAAAATGTACCTCAAGTTTGCATATAACGAAGTCTGATCAAATCCATCTCGTGGGTGCGGAAAATCCGAAATTGCCCAGACTTGTCGAGCCAGGGTACAAGAAAAAAAGGACATGGTTGATagattctaaataaaataatatacgaGCCATGTGGTAGCTGATTTCACATGTAGACCTACACGTGAGATGTTCGTATGCTTTGGGTGGTTGTGGACCTGTGGTCACTTAAATACTAAAACTACCAAACCACACACTTTGTGGGCTTTTAAGATGGGCCATATTAGATGCTTTCATAAACTCTGACCATTAATGCAAGTCTACCAGTTTTTCGGCCTTTGGGGGAATTTGGGCAtaccaaaaaaaatgtaatttacacaattttttttttttttttttaatttacacaaCTACAATTCAAAACAagagtttaaataaaatttataggaaaatatacTACATTGGAGAGAGTTATATCTTGCGCAGAAATCGAACTTTTGAGTTATGACCCATAAACAAAATTTGTAGGAAAATATACAACCATGGAGAGTTGTATCTTGTGCAGAGATCGAGCTTTTGAGTTATGGCCCATAAACAAAATGTTGGACCAAACTTAGAGTTAACACTAGTTTGATGATCCATTGTCTCTGCAGCAGTGCAGTTCTTCATAAAGTAACTCAAGAATGATCTTTTATATAGTACATTCCATATATCAAGAAATGATACTTTTCcaataaaaattgtaaactgTAGATTACAAATGTGTCATCTTCCTCATGTTAAATGATACTATCTATTAGGGACTACTTCAAGAACACTGTTAGAGAGGTAGTGCTCACAAACAATG
Above is a window of Brassica napus cultivar Da-Ae chromosome A10, Da-Ae, whole genome shotgun sequence DNA encoding:
- the LOC106423081 gene encoding protochlorophyllide reductase C, chloroplastic; translation: MALQAAYSLLPSTVSIRKEGKFSASLKETTPTGFSFSNHLKADKISTLLTVKEQRRQSPRFSSVTRAQTVATPRANEASPEQKKTQRKGTAVITGASSGLGLATAKALAETGEWHVVMACRNFLKAEKAAKSVGMSKEDYTVMHLDLASLESVKQFVESFRRAERPLDVLVCNAAVYQPTAKEPSFTAEGFEISVGTNHLGHFLLSRLLLDDLKKSDYPSKRMIIVGSITGNTNTLAGNVPPKANLGDLRGLASGLNGQNSSMIDGGEYDGAKAYKDSKVCNMLTMQELHRRYHEETGVTFASLYPGCIATTGLFREHIPLFRLLFPPFQKYITKGYVSEEEAGKRLAQVVSDPSLGKSGVYWSWNNNSSSFENQLSKEASDAEKAKKLWEVSEKLVGLA
- the LOC106423022 gene encoding ELMO domain-containing protein A-like, with protein sequence MKRGKGDKKGTKNRDVSGQVVPLTEPVVVAPPMVGTRSWIGGLFTRSSRRQDKSIDYTLSPLQEERLQKLQDRLLVPFEETRIDHQESLKALWNASFPNINLTGLVTEQWKDMGWQGPNPSTDFRGCGFIALENLLFSARTYPVCFRRLLLKQKGDRAKWEYPFAVAGINISFMLIQMLDLQNTPKPKCLPGMNFLKLLEEDENAFDVLYCIAFAMMDAQWLAMHASYMEFNEVLQATRNQLERELSLDDTHRIQDLPAYNLLFQ
- the LOC106423105 gene encoding uncharacterized protein LOC106423105, which codes for MVNAKGSTKKSNLDRFLHCTTPLVPPQSLPKTEMRSLNRLWHPWEREKVEYFRLSDLWDCYDEWSAYGASVPIHLANGESLVQYYVPYLSAIQIFTSHSSLIREESEDGESYLFSDSGSDESVSEEGLESNNGVLHLNDRLGYLYLQYFERSAPYTRVPLMDKINELAQRYPGLMSLRSVDLSPASWMSVAWYPIYHIPMGRTIKDLSTCFLTYHTLSSSFQDMEPEENGGEKERMRKEGEDITLVPFGMATYKMQGDVWLSHNHDDQERLASLCSVADSWLKQLRVQHHDFNYFCTMSMTTPRG